In a genomic window of Oncorhynchus kisutch isolate 150728-3 linkage group LG9, Okis_V2, whole genome shotgun sequence:
- the LOC109896466 gene encoding nuclear factor 7, brain, which produces MATFEMKSILKVSKLKLESSTQSHSIGAVRWNLPEEDLQAHSSAPTSPSKSCAPSTCRLRQHRRQNGLKNLRSLQECVRFINHWKEQVAEVCKSGSDAREGTSKGETPEELKDPRTERSLEESRKLILLWANELTSVDKELKKSPWVQERSEKVEEEEENRDGEEDPNEEVQQRIMEWAKELQSASESCGVQSDELGKVLRLLGLRKKRLVNLLPLLEFITWSLLKEDCKGVIAHLWLSAKQRTWKAGTARYIPNSVWNWMVSASADVTLDPMTNHSWLQLSDDHRKVQEGISESNLPFSPQRFDAWPGVLGWEGYASGRHYWEVEIANNGYWRVGLTTAGAKRHGRFPMSPQMGYWTLWRSTHQFYACTKPEMPLPLGLVARRMGIYLDYEEGQISFYNAETKSHIYTFTDTFKEKLYPVFSPLDGRTLITVISPHKVSTF; this is translated from the exons ATGGCAACTTTCGAAATGAAGAGCATTCTGAAGGTGTCGA AGCTGAAGTTGGAGAGCTCTACCCAGAGTCACTCCATCGGGGCGGTGCGATGGAACCTTCCTGAAGAAGACCTCCAGGCCCACAGCTCAGCCCCTACCAGCCCCTCCAAGAGCTGCGCCCCCTCCACATGCCGTTTACGG CAACATCGTCGTCAAAACGGCCTGAAGAACTTGCGCAGCCTGCAGGAGTGTGTCCGCTTCATCAACCACTGGAAGGAGCAGGTGGCCGAAGTCTGTAAG AGTGGCAGTGATGCAAGGGAAGGCACCAGTAAAGGAGAGACCCCTGAGGAACTGAAAGACCCAAGAACAGAACGCAGTCTGGAGGAGAGCAGGAAACTCATTCTCCTGTGGGCCAATGAGCTCACAAGTGTCGACAAGGAGTTGAAGAAAAGCCCCTGGGTGCAGGAGAGAAgtgagaaggtggaggaggaggaagaaaacagggatggagaggaggatccTAACGAGGAAGTGCAGCAGAGGATCATGGAATGGGCCAAGGAGCTGCAGAGCGCCTCAGAG AGCTGTGGGGTGCAAAGCGATGAGCTCGGCAAGGTTCTGCGTCTGCTGGGCCTGAGGAAGAAGAGACTGGTCAACCTCCTGCCCTTACTGGAGTTCATTACCTGGTCACTGCTAAAGGAGGACTGCAAG GGTGTTATTGCTCATCTGTGGCTGTCAGCCAAGCAACGCACCTGGAAGGCAGGCACTGCAAGATACATCCCTAACTCGGTGTGGAACTGGATGGTCAGTGCATCAG CTGACGTGACCCTTGACCCCATGACCAACCACTCATGGCTTCAGCTCTCCGACGACCACCGAAAGGTCCAGGAGGGCATATCCGAGTCCAACCTGCCCTTTAGTCCCCAGCGCTTTGACGCCTGGCCTGGCGTGTTGGGCTGGGAGGGATACGCCTCTGGACGCCACTACTGGGAGGTCGAAATAGCCAACAACGGCTACTGGCGGGTGGGCCTGACCACGGCGGGCGCCAAACGCCACGGCCGCTTCCCCATGAGCCCCCAGATGGGCTATTGGACCCTGTGGCGCAGCACCCACCAATTCTATGCCTGCACCAAGCCTGAGATGCCTCTGCCCCTGGGTCTGGTGGCCCGCCGGATGGGGATCTATCTAGACTATGAGGAAGGACAGATTTCCTTCTACAACGCGGAGACCAAGTCACACATCTATACATTTACAGACACCTTCAAGGAGAAGCTGTACCCGGTGTTTTCCCCACTGGACGGGCGCACACTCATCACCGTCATCTCGCCGCATAAGGTCTCTACGTTTTGA